AAATATATGAAAGTCTAAAAGAAGACTTAAAACAAATTGAGGCAGATGGCCTGTATAAAAGCGAAAGAATTATTGTAAGTCCACAAGATGCAGAAATTACTCTTGATTCTGGACAATCTGTATTAAACTTTTGTGCAAATAATTATTTAGGTCTTTCCAACCATCCACGATTAATTCAAGCAGCAAAAGATGCAATGGATTCTCATGGTTTTGGTATGTCTTCAGTACGCTTTATCTGTGGAGCGACAGATCTTCATAAGAAACTAGAACAAAAAATTGCAGATTTCTTCGGTGCTGAAGATACAATTTTATATGCAGCTTGTTTTGATGCTAACGGTGGTGTTTTTGAACCATTATTAACAGCAGAAGATGCAATTATTTCGGATACATTAAACCATGCGTCTATTATCGATGGTGTGCGTTTATGTAAGGCGAAACGTTTCCGTTACGCTACTGCTGATATGGAGGATTTAGAAAAGCAATTAATTGCTGCTCAGGATCAACGTTTCAGAATTATTGTAACAGATGGTGTCTTTTCAATGGATGGTCATGTAGCTCCAATGGATAAAATTGTGGAGTTAGCAGACAAATATGATGCATTGGTGATGGTAGATGAATGCCATTCAGCAGGTGTTGTAGGTAAGTCGGGTAGAGGTGTTACTGAACATTTCGACATCCGTGGAAAAGTAGATATCATCACAGGTACATTAGGTAAAGCTTTCGGTGGAGCAATCGGTGGTTTCACTACAGGTAAAAAAGAAGTAATTGAAATGCTTCGTCAACGTTCTCGTCCATATTTATTCTCTAATTCAATTCCTCCTTCAATTGCTGCAGCGGGTATTGAAATGTTTGATATGATGGACAGTACCAACGAGCTTTCTACTCAACTTCATGAAAATACTGCTTATTTTAAGGAGCAAATGTTAGCAGCAGGTTTCGATATCAAACCTACAGAATCTGCAATTTGTGCTGTGATGTTATATAATGCAGAGTTATCACAAAGGTTCGCTGAAAAATTATTAGAAAAAGGAATCTATGTGATCGGATTCTTCTTCCCAGTTGTTCCAAAAGAGCAAGCTAGAATTAGAGTTCAATTGTCTGCAGCTCACACTAGGGAACATCTAGAGAGGGCCGTTAAAGCATTTACAGAAGTAGGTAAAGAATTAGGAGTGATCTAATCACTTACTTTATGAATATTGAGAAAGCGTTGTTTCGAAAAGGGACAACGCTTTTTTTTTATTAATTAAAACTATTATCAGTATATTCAAAAATCAATAATTGATACTTCTTCAATCATTTAGAAATGAAACTATTCTCTATTCTTTTTCTACTATCCTTAAGTGTTCATTGTATTAAAGCTCAAACGGATTCATTATCTAAAGAGCAAAGTGAGTCGATAAGTATCTCATCTCAAAACGATTTTTATCAGTATTGGCTACAATCCGATCGTAATTTCACCAATGGTATTCATATTACATGGGCTAGTCATCATTTTAATAATAAGGTGATGGATAAAATTCTATTTGGCCTAAAACAATCAACACAAAAGGAATTCAGTTTAACGATTGGGCAAGATATGCATACTCCTGAAAATGCAGAATTGTCTGAAGTAGACTCAACAGATAGACCTTATGCGGGTCTATTATATGCAACGTATAAGAAAGTGACATCTGATTATTGGAGAACACTAAGAATCGAAACTAATTTATATTTTGGGATACAAGGTCCTGCGGCTTTTGCGGGACAGACTCAAAATTTCATGCATAGCTTATTTCTAGAAAACAAAGACTTTAATGGCTGGGATAATCAAATTGGCAATGGTTTAGTTTTAGATATGGATATTACAGTTCATAAGATGTTACCGTTTGTTGGTAAACTCTATGAAACAAATGTATTTGGTAAAGCTCATATTGGAACGATATATAATTATGTTCTATCAGGTTTACAGTTCAAGATAGGTAAATACAATGATACTTATTACAGTAAATATGGTGTTCGTCAGAAAAGACCTCCAGTGATTAATGATTCGAAAAACAGAAGTAAAGCAAGAATCTTAATGAATGAGAAAAGGTCGATTGGCGATACATTTTCTGATATGTTATATAGCTTGAACCAAGTGAAACAAATCTATTTTTTTACTGAGTTTCAAGTAGGCGCATTGTTTTACGATGGAACAGCACAAGGGAGCCTAATTCAGTTTCAACCAAGCCCATATGTTTTAAAAGTTGAACAGATCGATCCCTTAATTCTTAATTGGGTATATGGTATTAATTTCAATTTAAAACGATGGATGTTTAGGTATTATAGAGTAGTAGAGAATGATAATTTTAAGAACAAAAATTTATTTGGTTGGGGAGAAGTATCTGTATTCTACGGTCTTTAGTAAAATAAAAAAGGGACTAGAATTACTCTAGCCCCTACACATTTTGCCCTAAATAAATAATGCGATAGTTTTTATCTTTAAGTGTAAGATTTCTCTTACTCTGAATCGTTAATTTTTTTTACTTTATTATCATCGAATTGATATTTATCTCCTGATTCGGGACAGATTCCAATTCCGTTTTTATCAAATTCTAAACGATGTCCATACTCAGACATCCAACCTATTTGTTTGGCAGGATTTCCTACTAATAAAGCATAAGCAGGAACATTTTTAGTTACGACTGCACCGGCACCGATAAAGGCATATTCTCCAATATCATGTCCACATACAATTGTAGAATTAGCACCAATAGAAGCACCTTTTCCCACATGAGTCTTCGCATATTGACCCCTTCTGTTCACTGCGCTTCTTGGGTTAATGACATTTGTAAACACCA
The Flammeovirga agarivorans genome window above contains:
- the kbl gene encoding glycine C-acetyltransferase, which codes for MSKKIYESLKEDLKQIEADGLYKSERIIVSPQDAEITLDSGQSVLNFCANNYLGLSNHPRLIQAAKDAMDSHGFGMSSVRFICGATDLHKKLEQKIADFFGAEDTILYAACFDANGGVFEPLLTAEDAIISDTLNHASIIDGVRLCKAKRFRYATADMEDLEKQLIAAQDQRFRIIVTDGVFSMDGHVAPMDKIVELADKYDALVMVDECHSAGVVGKSGRGVTEHFDIRGKVDIITGTLGKAFGGAIGGFTTGKKEVIEMLRQRSRPYLFSNSIPPSIAAAGIEMFDMMDSTNELSTQLHENTAYFKEQMLAAGFDIKPTESAICAVMLYNAELSQRFAEKLLEKGIYVIGFFFPVVPKEQARIRVQLSAAHTREHLERAVKAFTEVGKELGVI
- a CDS encoding lipid A deacylase LpxR family protein, translating into MKLFSILFLLSLSVHCIKAQTDSLSKEQSESISISSQNDFYQYWLQSDRNFTNGIHITWASHHFNNKVMDKILFGLKQSTQKEFSLTIGQDMHTPENAELSEVDSTDRPYAGLLYATYKKVTSDYWRTLRIETNLYFGIQGPAAFAGQTQNFMHSLFLENKDFNGWDNQIGNGLVLDMDITVHKMLPFVGKLYETNVFGKAHIGTIYNYVLSGLQFKIGKYNDTYYSKYGVRQKRPPVINDSKNRSKARILMNEKRSIGDTFSDMLYSLNQVKQIYFFTEFQVGALFYDGTAQGSLIQFQPSPYVLKVEQIDPLILNWVYGINFNLKRWMFRYYRVVENDNFKNKNLFGWGEVSVFYGL
- a CDS encoding acyltransferase; the encoded protein is MSETKYFAHETAVIDDGCEIAEGTSIWHFSHIMPNCKIGEKCNIGQNVVISPEVVLGNNVKVQNNVSIYTGVTCDDDVFLGPSMVFTNVINPRSAVNRRGQYAKTHVGKGASIGANSTIVCGHDIGEYAFIGAGAVVTKNVPAYALLVGNPAKQIGWMSEYGHRLEFDKNGIGICPESGDKYQFDDNKVKKINDSE